A stretch of Aedes aegypti strain LVP_AGWG chromosome 2, AaegL5.0 Primary Assembly, whole genome shotgun sequence DNA encodes these proteins:
- the LOC5572621 gene encoding uncharacterized protein LOC5572621, whose product MEVEDHLKAIASEEWHLLRDVYKRDWPRHQLAYNTVQNYINWIGIDPKIKQLQILGLSDSWKKNGTCIILDRYQMYAYTVEDSNDSLKRALFLIDWDYSYKMCCIPMRQRSAFEETFENLSIDLLWDHPCVIYELPREECLKLSSSIPSGLHTKKLSIHHATFANRVWPHRCEGSEYFLKRLTAWNPSVGLFNEIGELLAWCFCWPNGAIGPLEVVKEHQRKGYGSLMVRAIAREVANVGLNCYGTAIMGNLESRAMFEKLGFKSLGESCFYARNRSRKLVEYDH is encoded by the exons ATGGAAGTTGAAGATCATCTGAAGGCCATTGCATCTGAGGAATGGCATCTATTGCGGGATGTTTACAAACGTGACTGGCCTCGGCATCAGTTGGCTTATAACACTGTCCAAAACTATATCAATTGGATTGGAATCGATCCGAAGATTAAGCAGCTGCAGATACTAGGCTTGAGTGACAGTTGGAAGAAGAACGGGACCTGCATTATTTTG GACCGTTACCAAATGTATGCCTACACTGTGGAAGATTCAAATGATTCATTGAAGCGTGCGCTTTTCCTAATCGATTGGGACTATTCCTACAAAATGTGTTGCATTCCTATGCGCCAACGTTCAGCTTTTGAAGAAACCTTTGAAAACCTATCAATTGATCTACTGTGGGATCATCCATGTGTTATCTACGAACTTCCCCGGGAAGAATGTCTCAAATTGAGCTCGAGCATTCCCAGTGGCCTTCACACCAAGAAACTGTCAATCCATCATGCCACTTTCGCCAATCGAGTTTGGCCCCATCGATGTGAGGGATCGGAATACTTCCTCAAAAGGCTGACGGCGTGGAATCCGTCAGTAGGGCTGTTCAACGAAATAGGAGAGCTGCTGGCGTGGTGTTTCTGTTGGCCAAACGGTGCCATAGGACCATTGGAAGTTGTGAAAGAGCATCAGCGAAAAGGCTACGGAAGTTTGATGGTAAGAGCAATTGCCCGAGAGGTCGCAAATGTTGGATTAAACTGCTACGGGACGGCGATTATGGGTAACTTGGAATCTAGAGCGATGTTTGAGAAGCTAGGATTCAAGTCACTGGGTGAAAGTTGCTTTTACGCGCGAAATCGTTCCAGAAAACTAGTCGAATATGATCATTGA